One Glutamicibacter mishrai genomic window carries:
- a CDS encoding peptidoglycan DD-metalloendopeptidase family protein, with amino-acid sequence MASVELATGYLTLAAETSQLAKQVGGIFKGAETQASKTGQSMGKAIANGFDQNKPDVDALAKDVEIAEKRVVAQAEASAKKQEAAKRKVEIAQAKVNEATEKFGAKSSQALTAVDRLATAEQKLEAETKGAADAQNRLQTELKQSKDALSSATKSSETASKTYAKGWKGVGQRLKAELSKGMKTATSSATKQAQDGGKRAGGGFSGAFKGAIGGLAAGFSIGAVVGGVKEVVGLAGDAEQSIGAIDTVFKDNAQTMHDWAATASQTVGISGNEYRELGTLLGSQLKNMGTPMDQIADKTNGLIGMGADMASMFGGTTKEAIEAISSALKGEMDPIEKYGVTLSAAALEAEALDKKIIAPVVDSASVEAAATKMSLAQSKYNETVKKYGKDSDEAKSAKLKLTSAENAFNKATAGKIPKLDAESKALAIQSALYGQSADAQGNFARESDTLQNKQQKASASFQDLKETIGTAFLPAMTSAFGFLNEKAVPALQSFAGWIQQNQAWLKPLAVTIASVAAAFFLFSGVSSIIAGITSAIALFRGGFAALNATMKANVFILIASLIAGLVAGFIYLWNTNEGFRNFFINIWNGIATFFKGIWEGVLRPAFEAIGQVFGVVVGAIANFWNNTLKPVFAAIGSFFKAVWETVVKVALSALAIYFGVVFYALKTLWDTVLKPVFKALGDFFVWVWESVLKPAIGAVVTYWRDTLAPALKNVWTNVIKPVFKALGDFFKWVWDIVLKPVFNTLISFWRDTLAPALSNVWNNVIKPVFQAVGDFFKWVWDNVLKPAFDALKSGWKSLSDGIKNVWNTYIKPVFQALGDFINDTVKPAFEKGVDGIKKVWDKIKSIAYKPIDFVVNTVYNNGLRDMINTMSGKLGLDWTLPEVNLPAFAKGGQMKNGWKLVGEEGPELINTGPGYVYTATETQKMLSGGMQAPMGALPAMNGGHDEKKSQLPIGGFWSNIWGGVTDTVGKVKDWAVGMLASGVRAVTEPLKQSISSFIPGGGFNELIRGAGFKVIDSLTGWATKKDEGAQGSGGSNTAMYFDGPLGSFAKPANGPITSGFGTSRGRYPHAGIDFAVGIGSAVRAMLNGVVRKIGVNAVTGRTGKGMVLDHANGMSSYYGHLSGWGKKPGDKVKAGERIASSGNTGRSTGPHLHAELWKNGVPFNYMSYLHDDGGWLQPGVSTIVNKTRKPEAILNPNQWDTVTKAVNQTVEGGFAESDIDRLIAAIREREQVISLQVDSREIAKANVTGRNKLRWPASK; translated from the coding sequence TTGGCATCAGTTGAACTTGCTACAGGTTACTTAACTCTCGCGGCTGAAACTAGCCAGCTCGCTAAGCAGGTTGGCGGGATTTTCAAGGGCGCTGAAACTCAAGCGTCGAAAACTGGCCAGTCTATGGGCAAGGCTATCGCTAATGGTTTCGATCAGAACAAGCCTGACGTTGACGCGTTAGCCAAAGATGTTGAAATAGCTGAAAAGCGTGTGGTTGCTCAGGCGGAGGCTTCGGCTAAGAAGCAGGAAGCAGCTAAACGCAAAGTAGAGATTGCTCAGGCGAAAGTCAACGAAGCGACGGAGAAGTTTGGCGCTAAATCAAGTCAGGCTCTAACAGCGGTTGACCGTTTAGCGACTGCTGAGCAGAAGCTTGAGGCTGAGACTAAGGGCGCTGCTGACGCTCAGAATCGTTTGCAAACTGAGCTGAAGCAGTCGAAGGATGCTTTGTCTTCGGCTACTAAATCGTCGGAGACGGCTTCTAAGACTTATGCCAAGGGTTGGAAGGGTGTTGGCCAGCGACTGAAGGCTGAGCTTTCCAAGGGCATGAAGACCGCCACGAGCTCTGCAACTAAGCAAGCCCAGGATGGTGGTAAGCGTGCTGGCGGTGGCTTCTCTGGTGCGTTCAAGGGCGCTATTGGTGGTCTTGCTGCCGGGTTCTCTATCGGCGCTGTTGTTGGTGGCGTCAAGGAAGTTGTAGGTCTTGCTGGTGACGCTGAACAGTCCATCGGCGCTATTGACACAGTGTTCAAGGATAACGCTCAGACGATGCATGATTGGGCGGCCACGGCTTCCCAGACTGTCGGCATCTCGGGCAATGAGTACCGTGAGCTCGGTACGCTTCTAGGCTCCCAGTTGAAGAACATGGGTACTCCCATGGATCAGATCGCCGATAAGACTAATGGGCTTATCGGCATGGGCGCTGACATGGCTTCCATGTTTGGTGGTACCACTAAGGAAGCTATCGAGGCTATTTCATCCGCTCTCAAGGGTGAGATGGACCCGATTGAGAAGTATGGTGTCACGCTGTCGGCGGCGGCTCTTGAGGCCGAAGCTTTAGACAAGAAGATCATTGCCCCTGTTGTTGACTCTGCTTCGGTGGAGGCGGCGGCAACGAAGATGAGTCTCGCTCAGAGCAAGTACAACGAGACTGTCAAGAAGTATGGCAAGGATTCGGACGAGGCCAAGTCTGCGAAGTTGAAGCTTACTTCGGCTGAGAATGCTTTCAATAAGGCTACTGCTGGCAAGATTCCTAAGTTGGATGCTGAGTCTAAGGCGTTGGCTATTCAGTCGGCGTTGTATGGCCAGTCTGCTGATGCTCAGGGTAACTTTGCCCGTGAGTCTGACACGTTGCAGAACAAGCAACAAAAAGCGTCTGCGTCGTTCCAGGATTTGAAAGAGACGATTGGTACGGCGTTCTTGCCTGCTATGACTTCGGCTTTTGGTTTCTTGAATGAGAAAGCTGTGCCAGCGTTGCAGAGTTTTGCTGGTTGGATTCAGCAGAATCAGGCGTGGTTGAAGCCGTTGGCGGTAACTATCGCGTCTGTTGCGGCAGCGTTCTTCTTGTTTAGTGGAGTATCCAGCATCATTGCCGGTATTACTTCGGCTATCGCTTTGTTCAGGGGTGGTTTTGCGGCTCTGAATGCGACTATGAAGGCTAACGTTTTCATTTTGATTGCTAGCTTGATAGCCGGCCTCGTTGCAGGGTTCATTTACCTTTGGAACACGAATGAGGGTTTCCGCAACTTCTTCATCAATATTTGGAACGGGATTGCTACCTTCTTCAAGGGCATCTGGGAAGGTGTTCTCAGGCCGGCATTCGAGGCCATCGGTCAAGTGTTCGGTGTTGTTGTTGGTGCGATAGCTAATTTCTGGAATAACACGCTGAAGCCGGTTTTTGCTGCGATTGGCTCGTTCTTCAAGGCTGTTTGGGAGACGGTCGTCAAGGTTGCCTTGTCTGCCTTGGCGATTTACTTCGGCGTTGTGTTCTATGCACTGAAAACGTTGTGGGATACCGTGCTGAAGCCTGTGTTCAAGGCTTTGGGTGACTTCTTTGTGTGGGTTTGGGAATCCGTTCTGAAGCCTGCAATTGGCGCGGTTGTGACGTATTGGAGGGACACTTTAGCGCCAGCGCTGAAGAATGTCTGGACGAACGTTATCAAGCCCGTATTCAAGGCATTAGGTGACTTTTTCAAATGGGTTTGGGATATCGTTCTCAAGCCTGTTTTCAACACTTTGATTTCGTTCTGGCGTGACACTCTCGCACCGGCGCTAAGCAATGTTTGGAACAACGTTATCAAGCCTGTTTTCCAGGCTGTTGGCGATTTCTTCAAGTGGGTTTGGGACAATGTTCTCAAGCCAGCTTTCGATGCCTTGAAGTCCGGGTGGAAGTCGCTTTCTGATGGAATCAAGAACGTTTGGAACACCTACATTAAGCCGGTGTTCCAAGCGCTTGGTGACTTCATTAATGACACGGTGAAGCCTGCTTTTGAAAAGGGTGTTGATGGGATCAAGAAGGTTTGGGACAAGATCAAATCGATCGCGTACAAGCCAATTGATTTCGTAGTCAACACGGTCTACAACAACGGTCTGCGCGACATGATCAACACCATGTCGGGCAAACTCGGGTTGGACTGGACTCTTCCTGAAGTGAATCTTCCTGCGTTCGCCAAGGGCGGGCAGATGAAGAACGGTTGGAAGCTCGTCGGCGAAGAAGGCCCCGAGCTGATCAACACCGGCCCCGGCTACGTGTACACCGCCACTGAGACTCAAAAGATGCTCAGTGGTGGTATGCAAGCGCCTATGGGTGCGTTGCCTGCAATGAACGGTGGGCATGACGAGAAGAAATCTCAACTTCCTATCGGCGGGTTCTGGTCCAACATCTGGGGTGGTGTCACTGACACTGTCGGCAAGGTGAAGGATTGGGCTGTTGGCATGCTCGCATCTGGTGTTCGTGCCGTCACGGAACCACTGAAGCAGTCGATTTCCTCGTTCATTCCTGGCGGCGGCTTCAACGAGCTGATTCGCGGTGCTGGGTTCAAGGTCATTGACAGTCTCACTGGTTGGGCGACGAAGAAGGATGAGGGAGCTCAGGGTTCAGGCGGTTCAAATACTGCCATGTACTTTGACGGTCCTCTTGGTTCGTTTGCTAAGCCTGCTAATGGTCCGATTACTTCGGGGTTTGGTACTTCGCGTGGGCGTTATCCTCATGCTGGTATCGACTTCGCGGTTGGGATTGGTTCGGCGGTTCGAGCGATGCTCAATGGTGTTGTTCGGAAGATCGGTGTCAACGCTGTTACCGGGCGTACCGGTAAGGGCATGGTGCTGGATCACGCGAACGGCATGTCGTCGTACTACGGTCACTTGTCCGGCTGGGGCAAGAAACCCGGCGACAAGGTGAAGGCCGGCGAGCGCATCGCATCATCGGGTAATACTGGTCGTTCTACTGGTCCTCACTTGCATGCTGAGTTGTGGAAGAACGGTGTTCCGTTCAACTACATGTCTTACCTGCATGATGACGGTGGTTGGTTGCAGCCGGGTGTTTCCACGATTGTGAACAAGACGCGTAAGCCTGAAGCGATCTTGAATCCTAATCAGTGGGACACGGTGACTAAGGCTGTGAACCAAACTGTTGAGGGTGGCTTCGCGGAGTCGGATATTGATCGTTTGATTGCTGCTATTCGTGAACGTGAGCAGGTTATCAGCCTTCAGGTCGATTCGCGGGAAATCGCTAAGGCGAACGTTACCGGGCGCAATAAATTGCGTTGGCCAGCAAGTAAATAA